A stretch of Henckelia pumila isolate YLH828 chromosome 4, ASM3356847v2, whole genome shotgun sequence DNA encodes these proteins:
- the LOC140862501 gene encoding uncharacterized protein — MQVEDKRAKCDSMNPFTADISEIANMGTRSYFCRDWQLYGIPCSHAKRYISNTMGDEIRPVRPPKDCMAYDRSWMDRRYVNGSLNDEYINGIEVFVAFAKSNPTCLPDGTIRCPCNHKKCQNLSYWDENTVKFHLCRYGFVPNYYNWYFHGENYIRPSFEGVNMDAPSSSRSSRRTSTDDMPPNFANLRNPNSYFESEYQYEGEQSYYDYPNVTNKATVNEDPDANVIEDPHINVTEEDPNMIARALYDMIKSTEKEIWEGNPHGHTLLSVLARLLKMKYEQSMSERNYNDMCQLMTELCPADHNFPKNFNATKRLVKDMGLPVEKIDCCNNNCMIYWGIDSELTTCRFCEHPRYKQSRSRGSRKNMKQIAYKRMYYFPLTPRLQRLYASEATASHMRWHHEHVYDGETMTHPSDSPAWRNFTDTHPTFASEIRNVRLALSADGFQPFGQSGQQYSSWPVILTPYNLPPWMCMKDEYMFLTVLAPGPKNPKDKLDVFLQPLVTELQSLWHDGAITYDVHSRTNFTLRAALMWTISDFPAYAMLSGWITAGKQACPHCMSDSEAFTLTHSRKTSWFDNHRKFLPVNHPLHRSRNLFRRGQTMSHTARPMRSGHELLDELDSYGFLPSYEVDAEEHYKELYKMSASGWRKRSIFWELPYWSSNMVRHTLDVMHIEKNVFDNIFNTLMNVPGKTKDNAKSRADLVDMSIRPELHFDIGSGRYPKTIYSLEKEERRAICRWLKDVRFSDGYVSKLSRCVDMNKLRVFGLKSHDCHVFMQRLIPVVFKELLPKEVWEVLTELSLFFSDLTARNIKVSDVLRLNEQIPVIMWKLEKIFPSSFFDSMEHLCIHLPYEALVCGPVQDRWMYPFERYLRTLKKTVRNKARVEGSICNAYLVKEASIFCQHYFSESIKTREMMTMRNRTSAVNEGVTDTISVFKVVGRSIGASKSRNLQDNEYHSLATYMLLNCAETRSFVQMYENHLRLSVPGISNTDVDAQLQQNFFPWFKNYTFENQDCNISPDVKQLAIGPLSKVKCLRGYAINGFNFHTKEDSTHKAIDNSGVHVKGFAGDGTSTDYYGIIDEILEVKYSRDSPNKTVLFRCTWFDTHPRLGTRVHPKYKIVEINRKRRLRYYDPFVFCTQASQVVYLTYPSTKKTVSDWVYVSGMRKRDYVPQIRGDMDHGGGIANEAFQNHESQSHGLETQLLLNTQSLVDVTVMYDNDIDTGTQNSDTDNVQASTDEETINQSEDSE; from the exons ATGCAAGTAGAGGACAAACGTGCTAAATGTGATTCAATGAATCCATTTACAGCAGATATATCTGAAATAGCGAACATGGGGACGCGCTCTTATTTTTGCCGTGATTGGCAGCTATATGGAATACCATGCTCCCATGCT AAGAGATACATTTCCAACACCATGGGTGATGAAATAAGACCTGTAAGACCACCTAAG GACTGCATGGCTTATGATCGAAGTTGGATGGATCGGCGATATGTTAATGGATCATTGAATGACGAATACATTAATGGGATCGAGGTATTTGTTGCTTTTGCGAAGAGTAATCCGACATGTTTACCTGACGGAACTATAAGATGTCCATGTAACCATAAGAAATGTCAGAATCTATCTTATTGGGATGAGAATACGGTCAAGTTCCACTTGTGCAGGTATGGCTTTGTTCCTAACTATTACAATTGGTACTTTCATGGGGAAAATTACATCCGTCCATCGTTTGAAGGAGTTAATATGGATGCACCATCCTCATCTCGAAGTAGTCGGCGTACGAGCACGGATGATATGCCACCAAATTTTGCAAATTTACGGAATCCAAACTCATATTTTGAGAGTGAATACCAATATGAAGGCGAACAATCTTATTATGATTACCCAAATGTAACTAATAAGGCGACAGTGAACGAGGATCCTGATGCCAATGTTATCGAAGATCCCCACATCAATGTCACCGAGGAGGATCCTAACATGATTGCTAGAGctttatatgatatgataaaatcGACGGAGAAGGAGATTTGGGAAGGAAATCCACATGGACATACCTTGTTGTCTGTTCTTGCAAGGTTGTTGAAGATGAAATATGAGCAAAGCATGTCTGAAAGGAATTACAATGACATGTGTCAATTAATGACAGAGTTATGTCCTGCCGATCACAATTTTCCAAAGAACTTCAATGCAACCAAGAGATTAGTCAAGGATATGGGTTTGCCGGTCGAAAAAATTGATTGTTGCAACAACAATTGCATGATATATTGGGGCATAGACAGCGAGTTGACGACATGCAGATTCTGTGAGCATCCACGCTACAAACAAAGTCGATCTCGTGGATCTAGGAAAAATATGAAGCAAATCGCATACAAGCGTATGTATTACTTCCCCCTTACGCCTCGTCTCCAAAGATTGTATGCCTCAGAAGCAACGGCGTCACACATGCGATGGCACCACGAGCATGTGTATGATGGAGAAACGATGACTCACCCTTCGGATTCACCTGCTTGGCGCAACTTCACAGACACACACCCTACCTTTGCCTCCGAGATAAGGAATGTGAGACTAGCACTTTCTGCTGATGGTTTCCAACCTTTTGGTCAGTCAGGTCAGCAATATTCGTCTTGGCCTGTGATTTTGACTCCATATAATTTGCCTCCTTGGATGTGCATGAAAGACGAGTATATGTTTCTGACTGTGCTTGCTCCTGGCCCAAAGAATCCAAAAGACAAACTCGATGTATTTCTACAACCACTAGTCACAGAACTTCAGTCACTCTGGCACGATGGTGCTATTACGTATGACGTTCATTCTCGTACAAACTTCACTTTGAGAGCAGCTCTGATGTGGACTATTAGTGATTTTCCAGCTTACGCAATGTTATCTGGTTGGATTACCGCTGGTAAACAAGCATGTCCACATTGTATGTCAGACTCGGAGGCGTTCACACTAACACATAGCAGGAAAACAAGTTGGTTTGACAATCATAGAAAGTTTCTTCCCGTGAATCATCCATTGCATCGGAGTAGAAATCTTTTCAGAAGAGGTCAAACTATGTCGCACACTGCCAGACCTATGAGATCCGGACATGAATTACTCGACGAGTTGGACTCGTACGGTTTTTTACCATCGTACGAAGTGGACGCTGAAGAGCATTACAAAGAGTTATACAAAATGTCAGCAAGCGGGTGGAGGAAGAGAAGTATTTTTTGGGAGTTGCCTTACTGGAGTTCGAACATGGTCAGACATACTTTGGATGTGATGCACATCGAGAAAAACGTATTTGATAACATATTCAATACTTTAATGAATGTGCCTGGAAAAACAAAAGATAACGCCAAATCTAGGGCAGACCTTGTTGACATGTCTATAAGACCAGAGTTGCATTTTGATATTGGCAGCGGCAGATATCCAAAGACGATATATTCCCTCGAAAAAGAAGAAAGACGTGCCATCTGTAGATGGCTGAAAGATGTTCGATTCTCAGATGGTTACGTGTCCAAACTGTCCCGGTGCGTCGACATGAACAAGTTACGCGTGTTTGGTTTGAAAAGTCATGATTGTCATGTGTTCATGCAACGACTTATACCTGTCGTCTTTAAGGAACTATTACCAAAAGAAGTGTGGGAGGTTTTGACAGAACTTAGTTTATTCTTCTCGGATTTAACTGCACGTAATATAAAAGTAAGTGATGTTCTAAGATTGAATGAGCAAATACCAGTGATTATGTGGAAATTGGAAAAAATATTTCCATCAAGTTTCTTCGACTCTATGGAACATCTATGCATACATCTCCCGTACGAAGCCCTTGTTTGTGGGCCAGTTCAAGATAGATGGATGTATCCATTCGAGAGATATTTACGTACTTTGAAGAAAACTGTTCGGAATAAAGCACGCGTAGAAGGATCGATTTGCAATGCTTATCTGGTCAAAGAAGCATCCATATTTTGTCAGCATTATTTCAGTGAGTCAATCAAAACTAGGGAGATGATGACAATGAGAAACAGGACATCAGCTGTGAATGAGGGAGTGACAGATACTATATCGGTGTTCAAAGTTGTGGGCAGGTCTATTGGTGCATCCAAGTCTAGAAATCTTCAGGACAATGAATATCATTCTCTTGCAACATATATGCTGTTAAATTGTGCCGAGACGAGGTCATTTGTCCA AATGTACGAGAACCACTTGAGATTAAGTGTCCCAGGAATTAGTAACACTGACGTCGATGCACAATTACAGCAAAATTTTTTCCCGTGGTTCAAAAATTAT ACATTTGAAAATCAAGATTGTAACATTTCACCAGATGTAAAACAACTTGCTATCGGGCCCCTCTCCAAAGTCAAGTGTCTTCGGGGTTATGCTATTAATGGTTTCAACTTTCATACGAAAGAAGATTCTACTCACAAAGCAATAGATAATTCAGGGGTCCATGTCAAAGGTTTTGCTGGTGATGGGACGTCGACGGACTATTATGGCATCATAGATGAGATACTAGAGGTAAAATACTCTAGAGATTCACCAAATAAGACTGTACTTTTCAGATGCACATGGTTTGATACGCATCCCAGATTGGGTACGAGAGTTCATCCGAAGTATAAAATAGTGGAAATCAATCGGAAGAGAAGGTTACGTTATTATGATCCTTTTGTTTTTTGTACACAAGCTTCGCAAGTTGTGTACTTAACTTACCCTTCAACAAAGAAAACAGTATCCGATTGGGTCTACGTCAGTGGAATGAGAAAACGCGATTACGTTCCTCAAATCAGAGGTGACATGGACCATGGCGGCGGTATTGCAAACGAGGCATTTCAAAACCACGAGAGTCAAAGTCATGGATTGGAGACACAACTACTGCTAAACACACAAAGTCTTGTTGACGTCACCGTAATGTACGATAACGACATCGACACTGGAACTCAAAATAGCGATACAGACAATGTTCAAGCATCCACAGATGAAGAAACAATCAATCAATCTGAAGATAGTGAGTAG